The genomic DNA ACAAGTAAAATTTGCCCTCTAAATTTTGATTCCACCTTTTTATAATCAGTTTTTATGTTACAAATTCTACAAGGAAATGTGCTTTCTTGGCAGTGACATTGTGTCATTGACCCTTGGTGATACATACCAGCATATCATGATGCATCCAAAGTTTTGCAATATTCAAATTATTATACACAGCCTTGATCagtcatggcttgagcaatagtTAGAAAGGCAGAGATAACTGCTCCATGTACCAAAGCCCTGACATATAACAACattcaaacaaatattaacCAGGGCAGCATGTTTGGATTAAAGAAAATATCCATTGCAGGTGAGCAAAATGTTAAGACCTCAACATAGTGGATTAGTATTAAGAAAAGCTACCAAGAATATTAGGTACATGACATGAACCACTTAGACTCAAGCACTTGGTAAAACGCATTTTACTTTTATACAATGATGGTTAATAtacacaatttattttttcaaattgcaGTGATGCCATGTCACTAGATAAATAAACCTGGCCACTATGGAGAGTAaagtataaaaaattgttaatagtTTTCATTGGTTTTGTTATGTTACTGAAAAAAGAACTTACTCAGGGCTTTCTTTTTGATAACCAAAATCAGTTGCAGCTTTTATAGCTCTTTGATAAGTCTGTTTCATTGCTTCCtgccaaaataaaaaagcaacAGAACTTGATATAACATGACATAacactttccttttttttcttcaaaatactAACATGGAAGAAAACGAGTTTCATTCAATTTGAATAGAAAAAAAGATATACAGAAAAGTATGTGACACTCAATAACCACAACTTATCGACCATTTATAATTCTTAAAAGGAGACTTGTATGATTAATAAGAACAACTTATTTCAACAAACTGCACTCATGATTAGTTCATAAAACTGTACTCCAGTGACCAGCTCATCATAAATACCTGTAATTTAGATTCAAAGTCCTCCGGTGACCAGTTCATCAAACTGCACTCATGATTTAGTTCAAGTTCTCCAGCCACAACCTACATGCAAGGAGATCAAGATGAGCTAAATGATGCAAATCAGTCTGACATAAATTTATGATCATAGTTTCAATTTgaagtttttatattttgaaatgacAAGGGTTAGATAAGCCTATTCAGTCATACACACACCAATGGCCTGTTTTTCAGTGCtaacacaattaatcaattaaaccATCATCAAGTGAAACCATCAGGTCAAAAATGGTATTAGTTTAACAAGTACAATACACACACAGGTCAATAAAGGACGAGTTTCATCAATAACTACATCCTTAAATGAATTAGttattagtaatattttttttgcgcAAGGCTCTCATCATTGCAGGAGGAAGAAGTTCGGATATACACAAACATACTTGACAGAGGTAGTTTCCATTGTCGGAATCCTCCTTGACCATCAGTCACAATTTCACAAAGATAGAAACATAAGGTTGTATCAAGGCTTTTGTGCACATCGATTTAATCAACACCgactaaatttatatttaaaaatggttTAATATATCGGAAAAAGCGAAAgaattgttaaataaataatgttacgTCTGATGTTTGAGGAAAAATGAAGCAAAGCAACAAAATGTTAAATTCCTCAAACAAGAGCCTGAATTAGGGAACCACTTGGTCTCCCTTCCTGTTTCACTACATATCTATGCCAAATGgaacacaacaacaacgacaataataataataaaatatagaactgaattcaaataaaaactcTCAATTATGGATAATAAACTTCAAACTGTACTCAACGACCACagccaactaatgttgttttggttAACATAGGAATATGCGTGCAATTTGCACAAGAAAAATTAAGCAAACATCTCACCCCTCCAGCACCAGCAGCCATTGCAGGAGCAACAAGAACATTAGCCTTCCTCAGAACTTGAACTGCATCAGTGTTACAGGGCATGTTTGAACCTAACATTCAAATTATGAGAAACAGATTTCATTAGTGTATatgtacacacacacacacaagagaaaaaaaaaagtacatatcACATCTCAGAAAGAAACTACCTTCTATTAGTATACGACAACCTGAATTGACCAAATTCATGGCATCAGATTGATCAATCTCATTCTGTGTTGCACAAGCGAATGCAAGATCACACCTTTCTGTCCATGGTTTTGCTTCATCATAATATTTGGACCGAGCATAGGTCTTTGAATAGTCTCTGCATATGCCAATTTATGAACAAGGACCATGAAATCATATATAACTGCCAGGATGAAACCTAAATGAAAGACAGATGTGATACTTACCGCAAACTTCTATGCTGAGCTTTGATGTCTCTCAAAAATTGTACTTTCATGTAGTCAAATCCATCTTCATCAACCAAATATCCCCTAGAATCTGATTAATGCTTTAGTTAAAAATAATGCACATTCTGTGAAAATATCATTGTACATAAAGGAGGTGAAAATGTCACTTGACAATCCTAGATTTAGTTACCAATATTCTTAAtgatgattaatgttattgaGATGAAATCCGACATGCAATAATGAAGTGCAATAGCCTCAACATATtcatcaaagaaaaacaaattaccTGATACCGAAATGGGAAGAGCACCATATGCAATTAGCTTCTCTAAAACATGCAGTGCAATCTTTCCAGAACCACTCACCACACATCTGCAggaaattttaaattagaagAGCATTCCAGGATCAAGAATGTGTGAAATAAATTTAGGAGACAGCAAATTTCACACTAGATAACTGGTTTTGAAAGAACCTAAAACATTCAGAAAAGGAAATTATGAAAAATGGGAGCTTCCAACTTTCTAATCTTGATGGAATTTTGAAGTcaagaaaaattatattgaatacAGAAAAGGAATAAGTAATGATGACAAACTAGGGTCGGAAAAGTAGCAAGTAACAACAATCTTCTTTATATAATggtctaaaaattaaaaaagaaacctTAATCCTTTGAGTTCTTTATTCATGTCAGCTAGCATGAGCTGGGCAAAGAAAACCTGCAGATGCACACAaacttgttaaatttaatcttGACATTCTTGGTTGAAATGGACATGCATGTCATACGCTCTTTATTCTGAAACGAAAAACTAGCATATAAAACTGCAGGCACGaggaaacttaaaggacctgcCTTAAAATgttcaaagaaaaaagagaaagaaaatggaaGTCATGGAGCACATTTACACACACAGACACACACTCAGTTTCACGTCTCATTTTGGCAAGGAGCAATTAAAAGTTGAAATTACCAGTCCATAGCCAGTAGCTTCGGGTCGAAGACTGGAGCCGGACCAAAATATTCTTGGCCCTGTGAAAGTTCCCTGCAGAAGTAAGGTAAGCATATGAAAATTACCTGACAATAAaagtttttctttcttcaatgaATGCCAGCATAGTCAATAACTCAAAATATCATGTTCCTAAATAGATTAGATATTTTACAGTGTACTATACATGATGCATAGTGTGTATATTATGGATATTCATTTGTACACAACACAACAATAACTAAGTACACAAAGGAAAAGATAGCATTGGGAAAAAAAGAAATCTAGAACAACCAGATCAAAATTATAagctaaaaataataacaaaaacacaatattttATAAACCAAGTTTGCAAATGTAAAATGTATATACTCCCTCAATCCCCATATTTAAGAGTATCATATTTGCAAAAAGAATTCGTCCCAAAACGAGTATATTTTCGGTTTTCAATATAACAGTAATTACTTTTTTCTAGTTTTACCATCTAatctaattaatactatatgAATCACTCACCACCTTGTAATTAATAATGGTGAATACACCAACGCATAATAAGGTTAATTTAGTaatcttttgtttaatttatttcatttatagTTTCTCCTAAATTTGTGTGACATAACCTATGTCACTCATActggacggagggagtaaatctTGGGCTATTAGGATTTACATttattgatgtttttgttgaagttaGAAACGTGATTAGGTTTTTTATACAAAAGAATAAGCACTAACTCATATTAATGTCAACTACTGATGAGGggaaatcattaaaaatataaagaaatatgGAAACTAAACCTAAGAAATAATCCAAGATAATATAAATTACTCGAAGACACAGCCTTAACATAATGAGATATTTTCCATATATTCTAACAGATTTTTATGCAATGTGAATCAAGCAAGTAATATTCATCCAAGTACAGGAGGAAAAccccagaaaaaaaaaagggagaaaaaaattCCACCAAATAGTTAGTTAGTATTTAAAAATGCTTGAATTACCTGAAAATGACCAACTAGACGTCTATACTGTCCAAAAAGATACCCCATCTCGCGAGTGCCAACGCCCATCTCCTCTGACGGAAGGTCCTAATATACATCCATAAAAGAATAATATGTCGAACAGGCCTTCAACGTGAATAGGTAAAACAATAAAGGAAAAGTGTACTTTCAGTTACCTTGTCAGGACCAAGGTAATGATACATCTCACACATGAAACTCTGGCAAAATCGCATAATCTGCCATCATATCAAATTAATTTAGTAATTATAATCTATAAAACTACACAAGATGAGACTCACCTCATTATCACTTTTGCCCTTTGGATCAAAATCACTTCCACCAGCTGCACCTCCTAATTTGTAAGGAGACAAAGCATTCTTTAAGGTCTGCAGAGAAGGAGTTTTGTATAAAGGGGTCCACCACAGAAATGCAACTTGAAATGTAGATTGTAAACATTTGTTGATACAATAGCCTCAGTATATTCgtcaaatatcaaataatagAGACTTAGTTATATACAATTACTCAACCAACTTAAAACTTCAATACTAGTATCAAGGTAGTCATAGCACACTATAGCGGCGTAGCGGAGCATAGAGGTCATGGGCCGCACCGGGAATGGCTATAGCAGAGCAGTTCGCAATAGTGGCCACCACAGGTGCTATAGTGACGTAGCGGGCTTTGATTcgctattttattttgaagacgAAAACCccaaattgaccctaaatcttAAACTGTTTCGAGGGCAATTTGGGGATTTCGGATTAACCCTAACCCTTTCCCTCTTCTCACACTTCAGCCAGATGTTCACACAAAACCCGAAAACCTCaaaaaattcataacaaaacTCTTCTCCCAAACTCTTCAGCCATCATCGCCCGCCCATCAAACCGCCGCCTTCGCTGATTAACACTAACCCTTTCATCTTCCTCTGTTTTCTCATATAGCTTCATGGCTTTGTTTTTTCCATCTCTCGTTCTTTCTATGCCCTATCATCTCTCATCTGTTTTCTacgttttcttttttctttatttgttctGAATCtgttctatttttctttctacgTTCTGAATCTTTTCCTTTGTTAAGTTTGTCTttctatgttttcttttttctttctttgcctttgttctttaACCATTGGAAGAACTTGAATAATAAGACTTgtgttttgatttatgaatgttTCATGAGTTTTtagttatttgtttaattttatact from Medicago truncatula cultivar Jemalong A17 chromosome 8, MtrunA17r5.0-ANR, whole genome shotgun sequence includes the following:
- the LOC25500394 gene encoding NADP-specific glutamate dehydrogenase isoform X2, whose amino-acid sequence is MLLPTIGVGMNSALDDMNLIQQAQRHHLVVREIGEEIDLEIGPGEDDPSFGNTTLIGAPLRESSAEEHGESKQMVTVSQLSNDAQDMSQNQQVKRKKKVVKRWREEWADTYKWAYVDVKDGTPRIFCSVCREFGRKHRRNPYGNEGSRNMQMSALEEHNNSLLHKEALRLQSASKDKIMADKPVYVKAGSILEATLKRDPHEVEFIQAVQEVVQALERVIGKNSHYVNIMERLLEPERMIIFRVPWVDDRGETHVNRGFRVQFNQSMGPCRGGIRFHPSMNLSITKFLGFEQTLKNALSPYKLGGAAGGSDFDPKGKSDNEIMRFCQSFMCEMYHYLGPDKDLPSEEMGVGTREMGYLFGQYRRLVGHFQGTFTGPRIFWSGSSLRPEATGYGLVFFAQLMLADMNKELKGLRCVVSGSGKIALHVLEKLIAYGALPISVSDSRGYLVDEDGFDYMKVQFLRDIKAQHRSLRDYSKTYARSKYYDEAKPWTERCDLAFACATQNEIDQSDAMNLVNSGCRILIEGSNMPCNTDAVQVLRKANVLVAPAMAAGAGGVVAGELELNHECSLMNWSPEDFESKLQEAMKQTYQRAIKAATDFGYQKESPEALVHGAVISAFLTIAQAMTDQGCV
- the LOC25500394 gene encoding NADP-specific glutamate dehydrogenase isoform X1 encodes the protein MLLPTIGVGMNSALDDMNLIQQAQRHHLVVREIGEEIDLEIGPGEDDPSFGNTTLIGAPLRESSAEEHGESKQMVTVSQLSNDAQDMSQNQQVKRKKKVVKRWREEWADTYKWAYVDVKDGTPRIFCSVCREFGRKHRRNPYGNEGSRNMQMSALEEHNNSLLHKEALRLQSASKDKIMADKPVYVKAVMSKTAGSILEATLKRDPHEVEFIQAVQEVVQALERVIGKNSHYVNIMERLLEPERMIIFRVPWVDDRGETHVNRGFRVQFNQSMGPCRGGIRFHPSMNLSITKFLGFEQTLKNALSPYKLGGAAGGSDFDPKGKSDNEIMRFCQSFMCEMYHYLGPDKDLPSEEMGVGTREMGYLFGQYRRLVGHFQGTFTGPRIFWSGSSLRPEATGYGLVFFAQLMLADMNKELKGLRCVVSGSGKIALHVLEKLIAYGALPISVSDSRGYLVDEDGFDYMKVQFLRDIKAQHRSLRDYSKTYARSKYYDEAKPWTERCDLAFACATQNEIDQSDAMNLVNSGCRILIEGSNMPCNTDAVQVLRKANVLVAPAMAAGAGGVVAGELELNHECSLMNWSPEDFESKLQEAMKQTYQRAIKAATDFGYQKESPEALVHGAVISAFLTIAQAMTDQGCV